Proteins found in one Quercus robur chromosome 2, dhQueRobu3.1, whole genome shotgun sequence genomic segment:
- the LOC126712454 gene encoding uncharacterized protein LOC126712454 has protein sequence MDDAKRKVLIKSQAAKRKESGEIPKGTAPSIKRKPPSKSDRPLKQQKVSLEPVVGLMAEGVKTVTPVKHGSGKGLMKAPSTSQEKPPPLLRDDSKYALEKLSSIISSEDYEDLANHLKEAMGETGLFAVAQSLVMMKGLMDQCLNREAALERVRAKTEQMEDELGQLNKWKSTMEKKFELSEQVRKELEQKTDEEGKALEVKEKEIQDLKEKLRQAKKVAIY, from the exons ATGGACGATGCTAAGAGGAAGGTGCTGATAAAATCACAGGCTGCCAAAAGAAAGGAGTCCGGTGAGATTCCTAAGGGGACAGCTCCGTCGATAAAAAGAAAGCCTCCGTCCAAATCTGACCGTCCGCTTAAGCAGCAGAAGGTCTCTCTGGAACCCGTCGTAGGGTTGATGGCTGAGGGTGTGAAGACCGTCACCCCTGTAAAGCATGGGTCAGGCAAAGGTTTAATGAAGGCCCCGTCCACAAGCCAAGAGAAGCCTCCTCCTCTCCTTCGTGACGACTCCAAGTATGCCCTGGAGAAGCTTTCATCTATCATTTCGTCGGAGGACTATGAGGATTTGGCCAATCACTTGAAAGAGgcaatgggggagacgggccttTTTGCTGTTGCACAG TCCCTTGTCATGATGAAGGGCCTAATGGATCAGTGTCTTAACCGTGAAGCGGCCCTGGAACGTGTACGAGCAAAGACAGAGCAGATGGAGGACGAGCTGGGTCAACTCAACAAGTGGAAGTCCACCATGGAGAAGAAATTTGAACTTTCTGAGCAGGTTAGGAAAGAGCTTGAGCAGAAGACGGATGAGGAAGGGAAGGCCTTGGAGGTCAAAGAAAAGGAGATCCAAGACTTGAAGGAAAAGCTCCGTCAGGCTAAGAAGGTGGCAATCTATTAA
- the LOC126712453 gene encoding aquaporin PIP-type-like: protein MSKEVSEEAQASEPVRDYVDPPPAPLFDAEELSLWSFYRAVIAEFVATLLFLYITVLTVIGYKKQTDPCETVGLLGVAWAFGGMIFILVYSTAGISGGHINPAVTFGLFLARKVSLIRAIAYIVAQLLGAICGVGIVKGIAKDYYDNFGGGTNTVSPTYSKGTALAAEIIGTFVLVYTVFSATDPKRNARDSHVPVLAPLPIGFAVFLVHLATIPITGTGINPARSFGAAVIYNKQPVWDDQWIFWVGPFLGALAAAIYHEYILRATALKALGSFSTNPAD from the exons ATGTCGAAGGAAGTGAGTGAAGAAGCTCAGGCTTCTGAGCCAGTGAGAGACTATGTTGACCCACCACCGGCACCACTTTTTGATGCTGAAGAGCTTAGTCTCTGGTCCTTTTATAGGGCAGTTATTGCTGAGTTCGTTGCTACCCTACTCTTTCTCTACATCACTGTCCTCACAGTTATTGGCTACAAGAAGCAAACTGATCCATGCGAAACAGTTGGTCTTCTCGGCGTTGCTTGGGCTTTTGGGGGCATGATTTTCATCCTTGTTTACAGCACTGCTGGAATATCAG GTGGTCATATTAATCCAGCTGTGACTTTCGGTTTGTTCCTGGCAAGGAAGGTTTCATTAATAAGAGCTATTGCTTACATAGTGGCTCAGCTCTTGGGAGCAATATGTGGAGTAGGGATAGTGAAAGGCATCGCGAAAGACTACTATGATAATTTTGGAGGTGGTACAAACACTGTTTCACCTACTTACTCCAAAGGAACCGCTTTAGCAGCTGAGATTATTGGCACGTTTGTACTTGTTTATACAGTCTTCTCCGCCACAGATCCTAAGCGAAATGCTCGCGATTCCCATGTCCCA GTTTTGGCTCCCCTGCCAATTGGGTTTGCGGTATTTTTGGTGCACTTGGCCACTATTCCCATCACAGGCACAGGAATAAACCCAGCTCGGAGCTTTGGAGCTGCTGTAATATACAATAAACAACCAGTTTGGGATGATCAA TGGATTTTCTGGGTTGGACCTTTTCTGGGAGCACTCGCTGCAGCAATATATCATGAATATATTCTTAGAGCCACAGCTCTCAAAGCTTTGGGATCCTTCTCCACTAACCCCGCAGACTAA